From one Trueperella pyogenes genomic stretch:
- a CDS encoding Gfo/Idh/MocA family protein, producing MAREFGGVKTRIALMGVGRIGVGHGASLAAISDVHLTICDLDGERARSVADELASQFPDADISHATSAEVFSHSEAYDGVVIATPTATHEELILRCAEAKLPFFCEKPVAVDLEGTVRCIDAVQKAGIASQIGFQRRFDPGYVEARRRVQSGELGEIHRVHMMTCDQTPPPEYFVAQSGGIWRDCLIHDFDILRWVTGHEVEEVFAYGAVRGANYFRAHGDIDEGVAVLRMDDDTLVTAHTSRNNGQGYDVRMEISGTRANATVGLEPKMPLVSAEPGVTFPHDEPWVDFIARFRHCYEIELRAFVDMAAGRAPSPCPIEDALEALHIALAVGKSREEGRPIRVAEIRQ from the coding sequence ATGGCACGAGAGTTTGGTGGCGTGAAAACGCGCATCGCATTGATGGGCGTGGGCCGAATCGGAGTAGGCCACGGCGCTTCATTGGCAGCAATTTCCGATGTGCATCTAACAATTTGCGATCTCGACGGCGAACGTGCACGTAGCGTTGCCGATGAGCTCGCCTCCCAATTTCCCGATGCAGACATTAGTCACGCCACGTCCGCCGAAGTCTTTTCGCACTCTGAAGCCTACGACGGCGTCGTCATCGCTACTCCTACCGCCACCCATGAAGAACTCATACTCCGTTGCGCTGAAGCCAAGCTGCCCTTCTTCTGCGAAAAACCTGTCGCCGTAGATCTCGAGGGTACCGTGCGCTGCATCGATGCCGTACAAAAGGCTGGTATTGCCTCGCAAATTGGCTTCCAGCGCCGCTTCGATCCTGGCTACGTCGAAGCCCGGCGCCGCGTCCAAAGTGGCGAACTCGGCGAGATCCATCGTGTGCATATGATGACCTGTGATCAAACACCACCCCCGGAATACTTCGTCGCGCAGTCGGGAGGTATCTGGCGTGACTGCCTTATCCATGACTTCGACATTCTGCGATGGGTGACAGGTCACGAAGTCGAAGAGGTCTTCGCCTACGGGGCAGTGCGAGGTGCCAACTACTTCCGCGCACATGGTGACATCGACGAGGGAGTCGCAGTCCTGCGCATGGACGACGACACCCTTGTGACCGCCCACACCTCGCGAAACAACGGCCAGGGCTACGACGTCCGCATGGAAATTTCCGGCACGAGAGCCAATGCCACGGTCGGTCTTGAGCCTAAGATGCCGCTAGTAAGTGCCGAACCGGGCGTCACTTTCCCACATGACGAACCGTGGGTCGACTTTATTGCAAGATTCCGCCATTGTTACGAGATCGAGCTGCGCGCGTTTGTCGATATGGCAGCTGGACGTGCACCAAGCCCGTGCCCCATTGAAGACGCCCTCGAAGCGCTCCACATCGCTCTCGCTGTAGGAAAATCGCGCGAAGAAGGACGGCCGATCCGAGTAGCGGAAATCCGGCAATAG
- a CDS encoding ABC transporter permease, with translation MSTTPPSGASTAADITHPSVTMLYFRRHASQVLVLVSEIILIVGFSLASPYFFQINNFSALLLDASVYILLALGLTFVIATGGIDLTPGFGIAFTGVCLAVAMKWSLSAGLPVWVCILIGVIVGIASGAVLGAANGVMVAYLNMQPMIATLAMMLVAWGLAMVLSGTSAIPLTEFGTFLKLGQGRTLGLTNAVYLILIAALAAAFLLNRTLIGRYALAMGSNEEATRLSGVNVPRWKFRVYMLAGSFTGLAGVLMASRLASGKPDVGQSYEMYAIAAAVLGGASLRGGKASVFGSVIGAILIATIRNGAVLMGIPDQWQKVLLGVVVLAAVYLDTRRRDQ, from the coding sequence GTGAGCACTACACCCCCTTCCGGCGCTTCAACTGCGGCCGACATAACACACCCTAGCGTGACAATGTTGTACTTCCGCCGCCACGCCTCCCAAGTGCTAGTCCTCGTTTCCGAAATCATTCTGATCGTCGGATTCTCTCTGGCAAGTCCCTATTTCTTCCAGATCAATAATTTCTCAGCACTGCTTCTTGACGCCTCCGTCTACATCCTGCTCGCCTTGGGTCTGACCTTTGTCATCGCCACCGGAGGAATCGACCTGACACCTGGCTTCGGTATTGCCTTCACGGGCGTCTGTCTAGCCGTAGCAATGAAATGGTCTCTCAGCGCAGGACTACCCGTATGGGTGTGCATCCTTATTGGTGTAATCGTGGGCATCGCTTCGGGCGCAGTCCTGGGCGCAGCCAACGGTGTCATGGTTGCCTACCTCAACATGCAACCCATGATTGCCACCCTCGCTATGATGCTTGTTGCTTGGGGACTAGCGATGGTCCTCTCAGGCACTTCAGCTATTCCGCTTACTGAATTTGGCACCTTCCTCAAGCTCGGTCAAGGCCGGACGCTTGGGTTGACGAATGCCGTGTACCTTATTCTCATTGCCGCACTCGCTGCGGCCTTCCTTCTCAATCGCACTCTCATCGGCCGCTACGCGCTGGCGATGGGGTCCAACGAAGAGGCCACGCGCCTGTCTGGTGTCAACGTCCCGCGCTGGAAGTTCCGCGTCTATATGCTGGCAGGTTCCTTTACTGGTCTTGCCGGTGTCCTCATGGCCTCACGCCTGGCTTCCGGCAAGCCCGACGTTGGTCAATCCTACGAAATGTACGCTATCGCAGCTGCCGTTCTTGGCGGTGCCTCCCTTCGTGGTGGTAAAGCCTCCGTCTTTGGCTCCGTCATTGGAGCCATCCTAATCGCAACTATCCGCAACGGTGCGGTCCTCATGGGAATCCCCGATCAATGGCAAAAGGTGCTTCTCGGCGTCGTGGTTCTCGCTGCTGTTTATCTCGATACCCGTCGCCGCGACCAATAG
- a CDS encoding sugar phosphate isomerase/epimerase family protein, whose protein sequence is MKIAGAPISWGVCEVPNWGYQLSPERVLTEMKEIGLTATEFGPQGWLPVEPEARAQAISGYGLEPVGSFFLAIMHDPEVDPIPAVNAELDAFEVAGGTNLILAADSGREGYDARPVLDELGWATLFTNLSRITDVAAARGVTASLHPHWGTMVQNVDEVERVLDNSSVGLCLDTGHLACGGADVVELVKKYADRVKIVHAKDIHKDMTDKLLPGEITWGEGVKAGMFAPIGEGDIDFAALVEELDRVGFDGYWVLEQDIMIDGEPAEGTGPILDARKSFESLKALAR, encoded by the coding sequence ATGAAGATTGCAGGAGCCCCGATTAGCTGGGGCGTGTGCGAAGTGCCGAACTGGGGATATCAGCTTTCCCCGGAGCGGGTGCTTACTGAGATGAAGGAGATCGGGCTGACCGCCACGGAATTTGGTCCACAGGGCTGGTTGCCCGTTGAGCCGGAAGCCCGTGCGCAAGCGATCTCGGGCTATGGCCTAGAACCGGTAGGATCGTTCTTTTTGGCGATTATGCATGATCCGGAGGTCGATCCTATCCCCGCAGTAAACGCTGAATTAGACGCGTTTGAAGTTGCCGGTGGTACCAACCTGATCCTGGCGGCTGATTCGGGTCGAGAGGGCTACGATGCGCGCCCAGTCCTGGATGAGCTTGGATGGGCTACCTTGTTCACCAACTTATCCCGTATTACGGACGTGGCGGCTGCGCGTGGCGTCACGGCGTCGTTGCATCCACATTGGGGGACGATGGTACAGAACGTGGATGAAGTCGAGCGGGTGCTGGACAACTCCTCCGTGGGCCTATGCCTGGATACGGGACATCTGGCCTGTGGCGGAGCGGATGTCGTCGAACTGGTGAAAAAGTATGCGGATCGCGTGAAGATTGTTCACGCAAAGGACATCCACAAGGACATGACCGACAAGCTGCTGCCGGGTGAGATCACGTGGGGCGAAGGCGTGAAAGCCGGTATGTTTGCCCCGATCGGCGAGGGGGATATCGACTTCGCAGCCTTGGTGGAGGAACTCGATAGGGTTGGGTTCGATGGCTACTGGGTGCTGGAACAGGACATCATGATTGATGGCGAGCCAGCCGAAGGTACTGGTCCGATCCTTGACGCGCGTAAGTCTTTCGAATCGTTGAAGGCGCTCGCGCGCTGA
- the iolG gene encoding inositol 2-dehydrogenase, with protein MIRIGLVGAGRIAQVHARTVEAHPDAQLVLVADPCESAAIALAEKYAVRHSLDPDDVFTDEEVDAVIICSPTPLHVDHILKAAKAGKPALCEKPVAMETETVEKLIEDLKGIDHTTMLGFNRRFDPTFAKMHKLVEDGAVGNVEQVTIISRDPAAPPKEYIAVSGGIFKDMTIHDFDTARFFLGDIASVFAVGQNLDPELADTGDFDAAVVTLTNAAGKTATITNSRHCSSGYDQRLEVFGDRACLNGENLRANQVRISNAEYTDAKCVYLDFFLERYEEAYANELAEFFAAIADKRKPTTSIEDGAKALRIAEAAEESARTGKVVYL; from the coding sequence ATGATTCGTATTGGTCTTGTTGGAGCAGGGCGTATCGCCCAGGTACACGCCCGTACCGTTGAAGCTCACCCGGACGCGCAACTTGTGCTCGTGGCAGATCCGTGCGAGAGTGCGGCGATCGCGTTGGCGGAGAAGTACGCGGTGCGCCACAGCCTTGATCCCGACGACGTCTTTACTGACGAGGAAGTAGACGCCGTCATCATCTGTTCCCCGACTCCGCTGCACGTGGATCATATCCTCAAGGCTGCGAAGGCTGGCAAGCCTGCCCTGTGCGAGAAGCCCGTGGCGATGGAGACGGAGACGGTGGAAAAACTTATCGAGGACCTCAAGGGCATCGACCACACCACAATGCTCGGTTTCAACCGAAGGTTTGATCCGACCTTTGCCAAGATGCACAAGCTGGTCGAGGACGGCGCCGTCGGCAATGTCGAGCAGGTGACCATCATTTCCCGCGACCCTGCTGCCCCGCCCAAGGAGTACATCGCGGTGTCGGGCGGAATATTCAAGGACATGACCATCCACGATTTCGATACCGCGCGCTTCTTCTTGGGCGACATCGCTTCGGTGTTTGCGGTTGGGCAGAATTTAGATCCAGAGCTCGCGGACACGGGTGATTTCGACGCGGCGGTGGTCACACTCACCAATGCCGCCGGTAAGACGGCGACAATCACCAACTCGCGGCACTGCTCGTCAGGATACGACCAGCGCCTTGAGGTCTTTGGCGACCGGGCGTGCCTTAACGGGGAGAACCTGCGTGCCAATCAAGTGCGAATCTCCAATGCCGAGTACACCGACGCCAAGTGTGTTTACCTCGATTTCTTCCTCGAGCGCTACGAGGAGGCCTACGCAAACGAACTGGCTGAATTCTTTGCCGCCATTGCAGACAAGCGCAAGCCGACGACGTCGATCGAAGACGGCGCTAAGGCATTGCGGATTGCGGAGGCAGCTGAAGAATCAGCTCGCACAGGCAAGGTCGTTTACCTTTAG
- a CDS encoding inositol monophosphatase family protein encodes MNEQLTYEDALNIAITIVRDACETAKNPPSDLEISHKSNRNDLVTAIDQKIEENIATMLIHKTGYLLLGEENHKVSSFAGRVWVLDPIDGTMNYVETHRDFAISLALCEDGVPVVAVVADVMSGKIYSAIRGQGAHCDGKRLAAVDTERKYQDAVIITDIKEIKALPRLQEILLESRGHRRYGSAALEIVEVAASRAGAFVHLWVSPWDIAAATLICQEVGGIVTRLDGTPIDIRYKGSVLAAWPKVHTGIHSRLIVDPV; translated from the coding sequence ATGAATGAACAACTAACCTATGAAGATGCTCTGAACATCGCCATCACTATCGTTCGTGACGCCTGCGAGACCGCTAAGAATCCACCCAGTGATTTAGAGATTTCGCACAAGAGCAATCGCAATGACCTAGTGACTGCTATCGACCAAAAAATCGAAGAAAATATAGCAACCATGCTCATCCACAAGACCGGTTATCTGCTCCTGGGCGAGGAGAACCACAAGGTCAGTTCTTTTGCCGGCCGCGTATGGGTTCTTGATCCGATCGATGGCACTATGAACTACGTCGAAACGCACCGCGACTTTGCAATCTCGCTCGCGCTGTGTGAAGACGGTGTGCCAGTTGTCGCTGTAGTTGCTGATGTTATGTCGGGCAAGATCTACAGTGCTATCCGGGGGCAGGGAGCCCACTGTGATGGCAAGCGGCTCGCTGCGGTAGATACAGAAAGAAAGTATCAAGACGCCGTCATTATCACAGATATCAAGGAGATCAAAGCATTGCCCCGGCTGCAGGAGATTCTCCTAGAATCGCGCGGTCACCGGCGCTATGGGTCAGCTGCGTTGGAGATTGTTGAAGTGGCAGCTTCGCGTGCCGGAGCCTTCGTCCACCTCTGGGTCTCCCCTTGGGACATTGCAGCGGCCACACTGATCTGTCAAGAAGTGGGTGGCATAGTGACACGACTGGATGGGACGCCCATCGATATTAGATACAAAGGGTCAGTACTAGCAGCTTGGCCAAAAGTGCACACTGGAATTCACAGTCGTTTGATTGTCGATCCTGTTTAG
- a CDS encoding sugar ABC transporter ATP-binding protein gives MAIDITAVPLIEAKGITKRFPGVLALDDAQFALHPGEVHALVGENGAGKSTMMKVLGGIYTPDAGSIFLDGKETCISGPLDAQNKGISIIHQELNLMPDLTVAENIFFGREPWTGTRFTLSPKKLLTETRELLDRIGLDLDPEVKVGQLTVANQQMVEIAKALSFDAKVLIMDEPTAALTQREVEALFRVMEDFVSPTTGIVYISHRMEEIKRVANTITVMRDGRWISTDPAEDLEIDNIIERMVGRQIVSNIRPAPIPEGRETVLEVHGLSTRHLLKDVSFDLKKGEILGFAGLVGAGRTEVARALIGADRSTAGDINVKGKKVTIKSPEDAVRHSIAYLSEDRKQFGLLLDKDLMINTALPSYRIWSRASIVDDSKAEEVAETYVKRLRVKTPSVHQLAKNLSGGNQQKVVLAKWLARDCEILIFDEPTRGIDVGAKDEIYDLLGELAAQGKSIIVISSEIPEILRLSQRIVVMWEGRVTGILTNEEATQNSIMTLATGQGTSTTKESA, from the coding sequence ATGGCCATTGATATCACTGCGGTGCCTCTCATTGAGGCAAAAGGGATAACGAAAAGGTTCCCCGGTGTGCTAGCTCTTGACGACGCACAGTTTGCGTTGCATCCCGGAGAGGTACACGCTCTCGTCGGTGAAAACGGTGCCGGCAAATCTACGATGATGAAGGTTCTTGGAGGCATCTACACCCCGGATGCGGGAAGTATTTTCCTCGACGGAAAAGAGACCTGCATAAGCGGGCCGCTCGACGCTCAGAACAAAGGTATCTCCATTATTCACCAGGAGCTCAACCTCATGCCCGACCTTACGGTCGCAGAAAATATTTTCTTCGGGCGTGAACCATGGACGGGAACCCGCTTCACTCTGTCACCTAAGAAACTATTGACGGAAACACGAGAACTTCTTGACCGGATCGGTCTCGACCTTGACCCTGAAGTAAAGGTCGGCCAACTCACTGTCGCCAACCAACAGATGGTTGAGATTGCTAAAGCCCTCTCCTTCGACGCAAAAGTCCTCATCATGGATGAGCCTACTGCAGCCCTTACCCAACGCGAGGTTGAAGCCCTCTTCCGCGTCATGGAGGACTTCGTTTCACCCACCACCGGTATTGTCTACATCTCTCACCGCATGGAAGAGATTAAGCGCGTTGCCAACACCATTACCGTTATGCGAGACGGAAGATGGATCTCTACCGACCCAGCCGAAGACCTCGAGATTGATAACATCATCGAAAGAATGGTCGGACGTCAAATCGTCTCTAACATTCGCCCTGCGCCCATTCCAGAAGGCAGAGAAACCGTTCTCGAGGTGCATGGGCTTTCCACCCGTCACCTCCTCAAAGATGTGTCGTTTGACCTCAAAAAGGGTGAAATTCTCGGCTTTGCAGGGCTTGTTGGTGCAGGGCGCACAGAAGTAGCACGTGCACTGATCGGCGCTGACCGCAGCACGGCTGGAGATATCAATGTCAAGGGTAAAAAGGTCACTATCAAGAGTCCCGAAGACGCCGTGCGACACTCCATCGCCTACCTGTCCGAAGACCGTAAACAATTTGGTCTTCTTCTCGACAAAGATCTCATGATCAATACCGCTCTACCATCATATCGAATCTGGTCTCGGGCCAGTATCGTAGACGACTCTAAGGCCGAAGAAGTCGCCGAAACCTATGTCAAGCGACTACGCGTCAAGACCCCGTCAGTCCATCAACTGGCAAAAAATCTCTCCGGCGGAAATCAACAGAAGGTCGTCTTGGCCAAATGGCTCGCACGAGACTGTGAAATCCTCATCTTTGATGAACCCACACGAGGTATCGACGTTGGGGCGAAGGACGAAATCTACGATCTGCTCGGAGAACTCGCCGCCCAAGGAAAATCAATCATTGTGATCTCTTCGGAGATCCCTGAGATCCTCCGTCTGTCCCAACGCATCGTCGTCATGTGGGAAGGGCGAGTGACCGGCATCCTAACCAACGAAGAAGCCACCCAAAATTCGATTATGACCCTTGCCACCGGGCAGGGCACCAGCACGACAAAGGAGTCAGCGTGA
- a CDS encoding transaldolase family protein, whose protein sequence is MSETYCTAGPLLTASQEFPTVLWNDSSDTDELRQSITFGGVGATCNPVIAYTTISKHPEIWTERIRKIATDNPTWGESRIGWQAVKDMSVEAAKLLEDIFDKTAGHDGRLSVQTDPRLHRDAQALADQAEEFHNLAKNIIVKIPATKTGIEAIEMATERGVSVNVTVSFSVAQAVSAGEAIERGLEKRKAAGHDISSMSPVVTIMVGRLDDWLKTVVKRDRIFVDASALEWAGIATVKRAYQVFNERGLRARLLVAAFRNVYQWSEFQGGDLVVSPPFAWQKIINESDYEPVERMSCDVESHYIEQLRRIPDFNRAYEVDGMSCEEFDTFGPTACTLRQFLAADNDLDMLIRDILIPAQ, encoded by the coding sequence ATGTCAGAAACATATTGCACAGCGGGCCCGCTACTGACCGCGAGCCAGGAGTTTCCCACGGTACTGTGGAATGACTCGTCTGATACCGACGAACTGCGTCAATCGATCACCTTTGGCGGTGTGGGAGCGACGTGCAATCCCGTCATTGCCTACACCACCATCTCTAAACACCCGGAAATCTGGACTGAACGTATCCGCAAGATCGCCACCGATAATCCCACCTGGGGTGAATCTCGGATCGGTTGGCAAGCGGTCAAAGATATGTCGGTTGAAGCGGCGAAGCTCCTCGAAGACATTTTCGATAAGACTGCTGGTCACGATGGCCGGCTGTCGGTGCAAACCGATCCGCGCCTGCACCGCGACGCGCAGGCATTGGCGGATCAGGCCGAAGAGTTCCACAATTTGGCGAAGAACATTATCGTGAAAATCCCGGCCACGAAGACTGGCATTGAAGCGATCGAGATGGCTACCGAGCGAGGCGTATCCGTCAACGTCACCGTGTCGTTCTCGGTCGCTCAGGCGGTGTCTGCTGGCGAGGCTATTGAACGTGGCCTCGAAAAGCGCAAAGCTGCCGGGCACGATATCTCTAGTATGAGTCCGGTTGTCACTATCATGGTGGGACGGCTGGACGATTGGCTCAAGACCGTCGTCAAGCGTGACCGCATCTTCGTTGACGCCTCTGCGCTCGAGTGGGCAGGCATAGCGACCGTCAAGCGCGCCTACCAGGTCTTCAACGAGCGCGGACTGCGGGCGCGCTTGCTGGTGGCCGCCTTCCGCAATGTGTATCAGTGGAGCGAATTCCAGGGCGGAGACCTCGTTGTCTCGCCACCTTTTGCTTGGCAGAAAATCATCAACGAGTCCGACTATGAGCCGGTCGAACGCATGAGCTGCGACGTCGAGAGCCACTACATCGAACAGCTGCGCCGCATCCCCGATTTCAACCGCGCCTACGAAGTGGACGGCATGAGTTGCGAAGAATTCGACACTTTCGGGCCCACCGCCTGCACGCTGCGCCAGTTCTTAGCGGCGGATAACGATCTAGATATGCTCATCCGCGACATCCTTATCCCCGCCCAATAA
- the uhpT gene encoding hexose-6-phosphate:phosphate antiporter, protein MGRGKLFVINRIKPGIVPIPQQRRRWLAEFLKVYAVLVIGYGAFYLLRTNFKAAQPELINQAGFSTTELGVVGFAFSLTYGFGGLILGFYLDGKNTKKALSFLVAASGLLSVIIGIVLMGMHHPYGFLILLWAVNGLFQAPGGPSCNSTMNRWTPRQLRGRFIGWWNASHNLGAMIAGLLAVWGANTFFDGSVAGMFIIPGLVAVPIGIWGYFYGKDDPAELGWNTAEEIFDEPAAQVDVTSTDLTKWQIIVAYVIKNPAVWLLCIANVAAYTVRIGIDNWNVLYTQTELGFSQYTAVNTTFALEAGGLLGSLLWGYFSDKLGGRRALSAAIGIALVIIPLWVYSGATSVGVVYASLFFIGFLIFGPVTLIGICVIGFAPKNATVVVNAVPRAFGYVFGDSMAKVLLGRIADPSKEGVSVFGHVLHGWGSTFTVLFLSSFVGLICLVLVAAFEERNLKRDKQARHEENLLFPEGMKDNDE, encoded by the coding sequence ATGGGACGCGGCAAACTATTTGTTATAAACAGAATCAAACCCGGCATTGTCCCCATACCGCAGCAGCGCAGAAGATGGTTGGCAGAATTTCTGAAAGTATATGCAGTTCTCGTTATCGGGTACGGCGCTTTCTATCTCTTACGAACAAATTTCAAGGCTGCGCAACCTGAGCTGATCAACCAGGCAGGTTTTTCGACCACCGAACTTGGCGTCGTAGGTTTCGCATTTTCCTTAACGTACGGTTTCGGTGGCCTAATACTAGGATTCTACCTTGACGGAAAGAATACGAAAAAAGCACTCAGCTTCCTCGTCGCAGCATCCGGTCTGCTCTCAGTAATAATCGGCATTGTGCTGATGGGCATGCATCATCCGTACGGTTTCCTTATTCTACTTTGGGCCGTAAATGGTCTTTTTCAGGCACCTGGCGGTCCTAGCTGCAACTCCACGATGAATCGTTGGACTCCGCGACAATTGCGAGGGCGATTTATTGGTTGGTGGAACGCATCCCATAATCTTGGCGCGATGATTGCAGGCTTGCTCGCAGTTTGGGGCGCGAACACGTTCTTTGATGGCTCCGTGGCTGGCATGTTCATCATCCCCGGTCTAGTGGCAGTCCCCATTGGTATTTGGGGATACTTCTATGGGAAAGATGACCCAGCAGAGCTTGGATGGAATACTGCAGAAGAGATATTTGACGAGCCTGCAGCACAGGTTGACGTTACTTCGACCGATCTGACGAAATGGCAGATCATCGTTGCCTACGTAATCAAGAATCCTGCTGTATGGCTCCTATGTATTGCTAACGTAGCTGCGTACACCGTAAGAATCGGCATCGATAACTGGAACGTCTTGTACACTCAAACTGAACTTGGTTTCTCCCAATACACTGCAGTCAACACTACGTTCGCATTAGAAGCTGGAGGCCTTCTGGGTTCGCTGCTGTGGGGCTACTTCTCCGATAAGCTTGGCGGACGACGTGCACTTAGCGCAGCAATCGGCATCGCTTTGGTCATTATCCCGCTCTGGGTCTACTCGGGCGCTACATCCGTCGGAGTCGTCTACGCGTCCCTATTCTTTATTGGTTTTCTAATTTTTGGTCCGGTTACTCTCATCGGCATTTGCGTCATCGGCTTCGCGCCTAAGAACGCAACCGTGGTCGTGAACGCGGTGCCACGTGCCTTTGGCTACGTATTTGGCGACTCGATGGCTAAGGTTCTACTAGGCCGCATCGCCGACCCCAGTAAGGAAGGCGTATCGGTCTTCGGACACGTACTACATGGGTGGGGATCCACGTTCACAGTGTTGTTCCTCTCGTCGTTTGTAGGTCTAATCTGCCTTGTGTTAGTTGCAGCTTTCGAGGAACGAAATCTGAAGCGCGATAAGCAGGCCCGCCATGAAGAAAATCTCCTGTTCCCGGAAGGAATGAAAGATAACGATGAATGA
- a CDS encoding ABC transporter substrate-binding protein, translated as MKLTKPLALVAALTLFSVSLSACSGNTGSSSGASGTSAGANRSIAVVAKGYASPFWAAVKSGVEAAGKDLGYEVTFNGPDNETDVTRQNDQLNQALVRNPAALAFAALDSTAQSSVLQQFADAGIPVVAFDSGVPGSDIPLTTVATDNKAAAAEGAKHLSELIGKKGKVAIICHSQTSLTGQDREHGFRDWLTTHAPDVKVVEVQYNNSDQAIAQQQASAILQAHPDLVGLFATDDDGAVAAAQAVKTSGRNGVKVVGFDSGKPQLELIKEGVIAGSITQNPYQMGYDAIVSVDKVLKGGKLEKFTDSGFYWYDAKNLDDPKIQKAVYE; from the coding sequence ATGAAGCTCACCAAGCCTCTCGCACTGGTGGCAGCACTGACGCTGTTCTCCGTGAGTCTGAGCGCTTGCTCGGGAAACACAGGTTCAAGTTCGGGCGCCTCAGGTACATCGGCTGGGGCCAACAGATCCATCGCCGTCGTCGCCAAAGGCTATGCCAGCCCCTTCTGGGCAGCCGTCAAGTCCGGCGTTGAGGCCGCTGGTAAGGATCTCGGGTACGAGGTCACTTTCAATGGCCCCGACAACGAAACCGACGTTACCCGCCAAAACGATCAGCTTAACCAGGCTCTCGTACGCAACCCCGCAGCACTTGCATTCGCAGCGCTCGACTCCACCGCGCAGTCCTCGGTGCTCCAGCAATTTGCTGACGCCGGTATCCCCGTCGTCGCTTTCGACTCAGGCGTCCCTGGCTCCGATATCCCTTTGACCACCGTAGCCACCGACAATAAGGCTGCGGCAGCAGAAGGCGCCAAGCACCTCTCCGAACTGATTGGGAAGAAAGGCAAAGTTGCCATCATCTGTCACTCGCAGACCTCGCTGACGGGGCAAGACCGTGAGCATGGCTTCCGCGACTGGTTGACGACCCATGCCCCTGACGTCAAAGTTGTCGAGGTCCAATACAACAACTCCGACCAGGCGATCGCCCAGCAACAGGCGAGCGCAATCCTGCAGGCTCATCCTGACTTGGTTGGCCTTTTCGCGACCGATGACGACGGCGCCGTTGCAGCAGCACAGGCCGTAAAGACGTCCGGGCGCAACGGTGTAAAGGTGGTTGGGTTTGACTCGGGCAAGCCACAGCTCGAGCTGATCAAGGAAGGCGTGATCGCTGGTTCGATAACTCAAAACCCCTACCAAATGGGCTACGATGCCATTGTTTCGGTGGACAAGGTTCTCAAAGGTGGAAAACTTGAGAAATTCACGGACTCCGGCTTTTATTGGTACGACGCCAAGAACCTAGACGATCCCAAAATCCAGAAGGCTGTCTACGAATAA